The genome window CGCACCGGCTCGGTCCGGCCCGTCCAGAAGTGCTGCGCCGCGAAAACCACGGCCACCAGCAGGAGTACGCCCAGCGCGGCCACGCTCCTCCGCTCCAGCCCGCACCTGGCCTGCAGCCACAGCGGCATCCGTTCGCGCAGTGCCGGGACGACCCGCTCCCGCCAGGCGCCGCCCGTCGCGGCGGGCTCAAGTGCGTCCACGTCGCCGACCACGGCCGGTCCGCTCGGCCGGGCGATCCCGCTCCCCGCCGACGTGCCCGACCGTGACTCCCCGACGTCCCGGTCCGCCCTCGGCGGGCCGTTTCCCCATGCCTGTCGTTCCGTTGCTCCTTCGGCGAAGCGTGCCTCCGCGCGTTCGGCGAAGAGAGTCTCCGCACGCAGGCGCAGCACGTCAGCAGCCGAGGCCTGGTGTCGTCGGGCGTGCGCCCGCGGATGCCGCGGACGGTGGTGGGCGCGGCCGTCGGAGCCGGGGCCGCGGCCGGGACCGCTTGTGGGAGCGGTGGTGCGTGAACGTGATCGAAGTGCCATGCGCCGAGGATCGGGCAGATCGCCGACCTGGCGATGATCTTGGTCAATTCCCGGGGATTACTGCTCAGTTGTGGATAACTCCGTCACCCACATGAGTCACCATCGCCCCAGGTCCCGGTGTGACCCCCTCACCGAGGCGACACCACGGCCCCCAGCAGACCCGGTCCCGTGTGCGCCCCGATCACCGCCCCGACCTCGCTCACATGCAGGTCGGCCAGCCCGGGTACCCGTGCGCGCAGGCGGTCGGCGAGCGCCGACGCCCTTTCGGGAGCGGCGAGATGGTGGACCGCGATGTCGACCTGTCCGTTGCCGGCGCGCTCGGCGACGATCTCCTCCAGGCGGGCGATGGCCTTGGACGCCGTACGCACCTTCTCCAGCAACTCGATACGGCCGCCGTTCAGCTGCAGGAGCGGCTTGACCGCGAGCGCCGAGCCGAGCAGCGCCTGCGCGGCGCCGATCCGGCCGCCGCGCCGCAGATAGTCCAGGGTGTCGACGTAGAAGTACGCGGAGGTGTCCGCGGCCCGCTTCTCGGCCGCCGTGACGGCGTCGTCGACCGTGCCACCCGCCTCCGCGGCCTGAGCGGCGGCCAGCGCGCAGAAGCCGAGGGCCATCGCGACCATCCCGGTGTCGACCACGCGCACCGGCACGGGAGCCTGGCGCCCGGCGAGCACCGCGGCGTCGTACGTGCCGGAGAACTCGGAGGACAGGTGCAGCGAGACGATGTCGGTCGCCCCCGTCGCGGCGACCTTGCGGTAGGTGTCCGCGAACAGCTCGGGGCTGGGCCGGGACGTGGTGACGGGCCGTCGCTTCTGCAGGGCCTGGGCCAGGGAACGGGCGGAGATCTCGGTGCCCTCTTCGAGTGCCTGGTCGCCGAGGACCACGGTCAGGGGCACCGCGGTGATGCCGTGGCGCTCCATCGTCCGCGGCGGCAGGTAGGCCGTTGAATCGGTGACGATCGCGACATGGCGGGACATGAGCTGGAGGTTACCTGCCGGAACGCGCCGGTGGCAGACCGACCCCGCCGACCTGGACGGTCCGAGGAGGGATCATCGGGTGCTCTCGGGGCGGGGCTTCCTCTGCCAGGGGTACACGGGCCGCTGGGTGCGCGCGCCGAGCGCCGGCCGGGTCTGCTCCCGCGCCGTACGCGACTCGGGTGTCTCCGGCCAGGTCTGCGAGGAGGCCGCATCCTCCGGCCCCGGCGCCTCGGGCCAGGACGGGGTGGACCCCGTCGGCTGCTCTCTGGTCCAGTGGCGCAGGGCGCCCGCCTCCACGTCGATCTGGGCGCTCAGCGCGTCCAGGTCGTCGTCCGCGAACCGACGTGCCCTGTCATGGGCGGCCCAGCGCAGCGAGTCCGCCGACCGGGTGACGCGCTCGGTCCGTTCGCGCAGCTCGGGCAGTCGGGAGACCAGCGCCTGGCGGTCCGGCTCCGCCTCCAGGCGCCGCAGCTCGGCGTCCAGTTCGTGTCCGTGCGCGCTGAGGCGCTTGAACAGGCCCAGCGCCTCCTTCAGCGACTCGTCCTCGGTGACGCCCGCGTGGAGGGCGTCCTGAGTTGCGCGCATCGAGGTGCGCAGCCTCAGCCGCAGCTCGGCGAGTTCACCCGCCGGACCGGGCTGGGTGAGGGTCCTGGCGCGCAGGGTGGTGTCCTCCACTGTGCGCCGGGCCTGTGCGATCGTCCGGTCCACGCCGCGTTTCGCCGCGCCGACCGCCTTCACCGTCGCATACACGCCGAGGACGAGGCACAGCACGAACAGGAGCGCGATGACGGTCAGAACGGCTTCCACAACGCTCCTCCTCCGGTCGGCCGGGCGGCTGCTCACCGCTCTTCCACGGTAAACGCAACGGGCAGGCCCAGGGTTCCGGAAGAACCCCGAACCTGCCCGTAGGGGACTACCCCGACAAGGGCGGCACCGGTTGCCCGGAGCGACGGCCGCTATGCCGTGACGATGTTCACCAGCTTCGGCGCGCGCACGATCACCTTGCGGATCCCGGCGCCGTCCAGGGCCGCGACCACCTTCTCGTCGGCCAGCGCCACCTTCTCCAGTTCCTCCTCGGAGATCGAGGGCGGGACCTCCAGGCGAGCCCTGACCTTGCCCTTCACCTGGACCACGCACGTCACGGTCTCGTCCACGACGTAGGCGGGGTCGGCGACCGGGAAGTCCCGGTGGACGACGGAGTCGGTGTGGCCCAGCCTGCGCCACAGCTCCTCGGCGATGTGCGGGGCCAGCGGAGCGATCAGCAGCACCAGCGACTCGGCGACCGAGCGCGGCACCGGGCCTCCCGCCTTCGTCAGGTGGTTGTTCAGCTCGGTGATCTTGGCGATGGCCGTGTTGAACCGCAGGCCCTCCAGGTCCTGGCGTACGCCGTCGATGGCCTTGTGCAGGGCGCGCAGGGTGTCCTCGTCGGGCTCGGCGTCGACGACGGTGACCTCACCGGTGGTCTCGTCGACGACATTGCGCCACAGCCGCTGCAGCAGCCGGAACTGGCCGACCACCGCGCGCGTGTCCCACGGCCGCGACACGTCCAGCGGACCCATCGCCATCTCGTACAGGCGCAGGGTGTCCGCACCGTACTCGGCGGCGATCTCGTCCGGAGTGACCGCGTTCTTCAGGGACTTGCCCATCTTGCCCAGCAGGCGGCTGACCTTCTCGCCCTGGTAGTAGTACGCGCCGTCGCGCTCCTCCACCTCGGCGGCCGGCACCGCGATGCCGCGGCTGTCGCGGTAGACGTAGGCCTGGATCATGCCCTGGTTGAACAGCTTGTGGAACGGCTCCGCGGAGGAGACGTACCCCAGGTCGTACAGCACCTTGGACCAGAAGCGCGCGTACAGCAGGTGCAGCACGGCGTGCTCGGCGCCGCCGACGTACAGGTCGACGCCACCGTGCGGCATGCCCTCGCGCGGACCCATCCAGTACTGCTCGATGGCCGGGTCGACCAGCTTCTCACTGTTGTGCGGGTCCAGGTAGCGCAGCTCGTACCAGCAGGAACCGGCCCAGTTGGGCATGGTGTTGGTCTCGCGGCGGTACTGCTTCGGGCCGTCGCCCAGGTCCAGGGTGACGTTGACCCACTCCTCGTTGCGCGACAGCGGGGTCTCGGGCCGGGTGTCGGCGTCGTCCGGGTCGAAGGTGCGCGGCGAGTAGTCCTCGACCTCGGGCAGTTCCAGCGGCAGCATCGACTCGGGCAGCGCGTGGGCGACGCCGTCCTCGTCGTAGACGATCGGGAAGGGCTCGCCCCAATAGCGCTGACGGCTGAACAGCCAGTCGCGCAGGCGGAAGTTGACCGTGCCCTCGCCGATGCCCTTGCGCTCCAGCCACTCGGTGATGCGCGCCTTGGCGTCGGTGACGCCCAGACCGTCCAGCTTCACCGAGTCACCGGAGGAGTTGACGATCTTCGCGTCGTAGGAGACGAAGGCGTCGTCCCACGCCGACGGGTCGGTGCCGCGGCCGTCGGTGGGCTCCACGACGCAGCGGATCGGCAGCTCGAAGGCGCGCGCGAAGGCGAAGTCGCGGCTGTCGTGCGCCGGGACGGCCATGATCGCGCCGGTGCCGTAGCCCATCAGCACGTAGTCGGCGATGAACACGGGGATCTTCTCCCCGTTGACCGGGTTGGTGGCGTACGCGCCCGTGAAGACGCCGGTCTTGTCCTTGGCCTCGGCCTGCCGCTCGACGTCCGACTTGGAGGAGGCCTGGGCGCGGTAGGCGGCGACGGCCTCGGCGGGCGTGGCGTGGCCGCCGGTCCACACCTCGTGCGTGCCCTCGGGCCACGCCTCGGGGGTGAACTTCTCGACCAGCGGGTGCTCGGGTGCCAGCACCATGTAGGTGGCGCCGAACAGGGTGTCCTGGCGTGTGGTGAAGATCGTGATCGTCTCGCCGTCGATCGGGAAGTCGACCCGGGCGCCCTCGGACCGGCCGATCCAGTTGCGCTGCTGCAGCTTGATCGCCTCGGGCCAGTCCAGCTCCTCCAGGTCCTCCAGCAGCCGGTCGGCGTAGGCGGTGATGCGCATGTTCCACTGGCGCAGCTTGGCCTTGAAGACGGGGTAGTTGCCGCGTTCGGAGCGGCCGTCGGCGGTGACCTCCTCGTTGGCCAGGACCGTGCCCAGGCCGGGGCACCAGTTGACGGGCGCATCGGAGGCGTAGGCCAGTCGGTACTCGCCCAGGACGTCGGCGCGCTCGGCGGCGGTCAGCTCGTCCCACGCGCGCGTGGTGCCCGGAATCGCCCGCTCACCCGACTCGAACTGGGCGATCAGCTGGGAGATCGGGCGGGCCTTGCGGGCCTCGTCGTCGTACCAGGAGTTGAAGATCTGCAGGAAGATCCACTGGGTCCACTTGTAGTAGTCCGGGTCGATCGTGGCGAACGACCGGCGCTTGTCGTGACCCAGGCCCAGCCGGCGCAGCTGGGACTTCATGTTCTCGATGTTGGCCTCGGTGGACACGCGCGGGTGCGTGCCGGTCTGCACGGCGTACTGCTCGGCGGGCAGGCCGAAGGCGTCGAAGCCCAGGGTGTGCAGGACGTTGTGCCCGGTCATGCGCTGGAATCGGGCGAAGACGTCGGTGGCGATGTACCCCAGGGGGTGGCCGACGTGCAGGCCGGCACCCGAGGGGTACGGGAACATGTCCATGATGAACTTCTTGGGCCTGGCGGCCAGCTCGGGATCGCCTGCCAGGTCGCCGCTCGGGTTCGGCGCCTCATAGGTGCCCTCGGCGTCCCAGAAGTCCTGCCAGCGTGCCTCGATCTCGGCCGCCAGAGCGGCCGTGTAGCGGTGCGGCGCGGCCTCCGCCGACACGGCGGCGGCAGCGGGATTCGTCTCGCTCATGATCCTCAAAGCTCCATAGATCGTCTCTGCCAGCGGAAATGAAAAAGCCCCTCGCACAGGAGGGGTCGCCGCGCCGATTCCGACCATCGGATTCGCCCGGTGGTCGGGACTGATCAGCGCGGCTCGCTAAGCAGAAGGCGTACGGCACGCATGGCGTCAGGGTACCGCAGCGCCCGAGCGCACCGCGACGGGCCACCGGAGGCACCGCGGGAGCGCACCCGGGGCGACCGGGAGCCGACCCGGGCCGACCCGGATCAGACGCGGACCCCACCCGGATCGGACGCGGACCCGACACGGACCCGGCTCGGACCCGGCTCGGACCCGACTCTGAGCGAACCGGATGAACCCAACACCGATCGCAGCCGTACTCAGACATCGACGGTCAGGTGGCGAACGTCACGAAAGGCTGAATCGAGTTCAAATATTACTTCGCGTAACAGCAGCTAATCGGACATCGCAGCCACGCCGTCGCCCTTTGATAACAGCGCAATAACTGAAACCACGTACCGCTCGGTTTGGAGCCACCTAGAGTGCGGCAGCGGGACCGCCTTCCCGAAACTGTTCGGAGTTGCCCCCATGAACCCTCCACGTAGTAACAGCTCGCTCCCCAAGCCGGGCCGCTCGGCCTACGGCGTGGCGTCGGCTGTGGTGCTGCTGCTCATACCCGTCATCGTGCTGGCCGGCGGGAACGCAGTCCGGGACTTCCTCAACTTCGGAGCGGGCGTGCTCTCGCTCGTCTCCCTCAGCTGCTCCGTGATCTGGGGGCTCGTCGCCCAGGACCGGATCTTCCTCAACACCCGCCAGCGGATCGTCGCGCAGGCCGTCCACCGGACCACCGCGGTCGCCTCGATCGCGTTCCTCCTGGTGCACGTCACGGTCAAGATCGCGCTCGAACACACTGTGCTGATCGCCGCACTGATCCCCTTCAGCCTGGGCGTCAGCGGCTCCGCCGGCCTCATCGGCCTTGGCTCCCTGGCCGGCCTCCTCATGATCTTCGTGGGTGTCACCGGCGCGCTGCGCAGCAATTTCGCGACCCCCGCGCCGGTAGCGGCGCGCTGGCGGGCGATGCACATGCTGGCCTACCCGTCCTGGTGCGCCGCGCTCGTGCACGGCCTGTACGCGGGACGCGCGGCGAAGCCGTTCTTCATGGTGTCCTACGAGCTGTGCCTGCTCGGGGTCATGGGGGCGCTGGCCCTGCGCGCCGCGCCGCGCCCGTTCAAGCGCAAGGTGGCCGACAGGGTCTTCGCGATCGTCGGCGGCGGTGACATGGCGGGACGCGAAGGACTGGACGCCAGCCGCGCCCGCAACGCGGAGGCGGCAGCCACCCTGGCGGGCTTCTCGGGGCGCTCGACGGACCGCGTCGGCGGCCCGGAGAACCTGGTCCCCCCGCAGCCCTCAACGCCCCTGTACGAGGCTCCCGCGGCCCGCAGCATGACCCCGGAGCCCGGCAACGGCTTCGCGGCCGCCTACCGGGCCACGTCGGCCACCCCGCGCGCGCAGACACCGATGATGCCGGACGCGACCCAGCGGATGGATCTGTACGACACACAGGCCACCGAGGCCATGCCGCGCGTCGACGCCGGCGGCAGCACCTCGGGCAGCTGGCCGATCCCGTCACCGCCGCCGGTCGGGGAGGCGCCTCGCTCCGCGTACGACCCGCTCCAGGACACCGGATACACCATCCCGGCCTATGGCAATCCGGGATACAACGGGTACGGCGCGAGTGAGATGTACGACACCGGTGAGACGAACGTACCGTTCGGCACGTACAACTCGAACAACACGTACAACAGCGGTCCCGCAGCGGAAACGTTCCCCGGCGCCTTCGACACGCCGGGAGCCGGCGAACCCTGGAACGCGCCTTCCGGAGGCTTTAAGTGAACGAGGCCCTGCCCGACGTCCCGGAAGTCCGGGTGGTCGGGCTTCCGCAGCTCACGTCGGGCTTCGACCTTGTCGAGAGACTCGACCTGCCGATGCACCTCAAGGTGCACGGCCCGCTCGAGCCGATGGGCGGAGAGCAGCTCGCACAGCTCGCCGAGCAGATCAACCTCAAGGGGCGCGGCGGCGCCGGCTTTCCCTTCCACAAGAAGCTGCGCTCGGTCGCCGAGTCCGCGATCCGCCGCGGCATCCGGCCGGTCGTGGTCGTCAACGGAAGCGAGGACGAGCCCGCCTGCCGCAAGGACACGGTGCTGATCAACCGCGCCCCCCACCTCATCCTGGACGGCGCCCTGCTGGTCGCGGAGGCCCTGGGCGCCCGCCAGCTCGTCGTCGGGGTGACACGTGCCTCGACCGAGCGGTCGATGGAGCAGGCGCTGGCCGAGCGCGGGCTGAGCGACCGTCGCGGCGCGCCCATCCGCGCGCGCGTGCAGCGCAATCCGGTGCGCATGGTCACCGGAGCCGCCGCCTCGCTGATCCGCTCGATCGACGGCGGTCCGGCGATCCCTCCGGGGCGCAAGACCAGCGCCTCGCAGAGCGGGGTCGGCGGCGCGCCCACGCTGCTGTCGAACGCCGAGACGTTCGCCCAGCTGGCGATCGCCGCGCGCATCGGCGCCGAGCGCTACTGCAACACCGGCCTGTACGACGAGCCCGGCACCGTCATGCTCACCGTCTCCGGCGCGGTCAACCGCCCCATGGTGATCGAGGTCCCCACGGGCGTCCCGCTCCGGTACGTGCTCCAGCTGGCCGGCGCCCCGCCGGTCCCGCAGGGCGTGCTGACCGGCGGCT of Streptomyces cynarae contains these proteins:
- a CDS encoding DegV family protein; this translates as MSRHVAIVTDSTAYLPPRTMERHGITAVPLTVVLGDQALEEGTEISARSLAQALQKRRPVTTSRPSPELFADTYRKVAATGATDIVSLHLSSEFSGTYDAAVLAGRQAPVPVRVVDTGMVAMALGFCALAAAQAAEAGGTVDDAVTAAEKRAADTSAYFYVDTLDYLRRGGRIGAAQALLGSALAVKPLLQLNGGRIELLEKVRTASKAIARLEEIVAERAGNGQVDIAVHHLAAPERASALADRLRARVPGLADLHVSEVGAVIGAHTGPGLLGAVVSPR
- the leuS gene encoding leucine--tRNA ligase, with protein sequence MSETNPAAAAVSAEAAPHRYTAALAAEIEARWQDFWDAEGTYEAPNPSGDLAGDPELAARPKKFIMDMFPYPSGAGLHVGHPLGYIATDVFARFQRMTGHNVLHTLGFDAFGLPAEQYAVQTGTHPRVSTEANIENMKSQLRRLGLGHDKRRSFATIDPDYYKWTQWIFLQIFNSWYDDEARKARPISQLIAQFESGERAIPGTTRAWDELTAAERADVLGEYRLAYASDAPVNWCPGLGTVLANEEVTADGRSERGNYPVFKAKLRQWNMRITAYADRLLEDLEELDWPEAIKLQQRNWIGRSEGARVDFPIDGETITIFTTRQDTLFGATYMVLAPEHPLVEKFTPEAWPEGTHEVWTGGHATPAEAVAAYRAQASSKSDVERQAEAKDKTGVFTGAYATNPVNGEKIPVFIADYVLMGYGTGAIMAVPAHDSRDFAFARAFELPIRCVVEPTDGRGTDPSAWDDAFVSYDAKIVNSSGDSVKLDGLGVTDAKARITEWLERKGIGEGTVNFRLRDWLFSRQRYWGEPFPIVYDEDGVAHALPESMLPLELPEVEDYSPRTFDPDDADTRPETPLSRNEEWVNVTLDLGDGPKQYRRETNTMPNWAGSCWYELRYLDPHNSEKLVDPAIEQYWMGPREGMPHGGVDLYVGGAEHAVLHLLYARFWSKVLYDLGYVSSAEPFHKLFNQGMIQAYVYRDSRGIAVPAAEVEERDGAYYYQGEKVSRLLGKMGKSLKNAVTPDEIAAEYGADTLRLYEMAMGPLDVSRPWDTRAVVGQFRLLQRLWRNVVDETTGEVTVVDAEPDEDTLRALHKAIDGVRQDLEGLRFNTAIAKITELNNHLTKAGGPVPRSVAESLVLLIAPLAPHIAEELWRRLGHTDSVVHRDFPVADPAYVVDETVTCVVQVKGKVRARLEVPPSISEEELEKVALADEKVVAALDGAGIRKVIVRAPKLVNIVTA
- a CDS encoding cytochrome b/b6 domain-containing protein, whose translation is MNPPRSNSSLPKPGRSAYGVASAVVLLLIPVIVLAGGNAVRDFLNFGAGVLSLVSLSCSVIWGLVAQDRIFLNTRQRIVAQAVHRTTAVASIAFLLVHVTVKIALEHTVLIAALIPFSLGVSGSAGLIGLGSLAGLLMIFVGVTGALRSNFATPAPVAARWRAMHMLAYPSWCAALVHGLYAGRAAKPFFMVSYELCLLGVMGALALRAAPRPFKRKVADRVFAIVGGGDMAGREGLDASRARNAEAAATLAGFSGRSTDRVGGPENLVPPQPSTPLYEAPAARSMTPEPGNGFAAAYRATSATPRAQTPMMPDATQRMDLYDTQATEAMPRVDAGGSTSGSWPIPSPPPVGEAPRSAYDPLQDTGYTIPAYGNPGYNGYGASEMYDTGETNVPFGTYNSNNTYNSGPAAETFPGAFDTPGAGEPWNAPSGGFK
- a CDS encoding NADH-quinone oxidoreductase subunit NuoF family protein — its product is MNEALPDVPEVRVVGLPQLTSGFDLVERLDLPMHLKVHGPLEPMGGEQLAQLAEQINLKGRGGAGFPFHKKLRSVAESAIRRGIRPVVVVNGSEDEPACRKDTVLINRAPHLILDGALLVAEALGARQLVVGVTRASTERSMEQALAERGLSDRRGAPIRARVQRNPVRMVTGAAASLIRSIDGGPAIPPGRKTSASQSGVGGAPTLLSNAETFAQLAIAARIGAERYCNTGLYDEPGTVMLTVSGAVNRPMVIEVPTGVPLRYVLQLAGAPPVPQGVLTGGYHGKWIDATTVDEAVVSRNSLDAVGGSLGAGAILPISQETCPLGESLQVAKWLAEESAGQCGPCYLGLPAAARGMEDILNGGGPAALEALKQVAKAVKRRGACSHPDGSAMFLESTIKAFTDDLAAHVLGNGCGRPVEGVLPLFEGGRAPTGIPGGGQAQPEAGASRQKIYVDWTLCRGHGLCADILPEVFELGADGFPTVAQAPVPLYAEAKALRAVRRCPALALRIEEDTRSGPPSRSNLPVLSQGRGRRALGR